The DNA segment AGCCCAGGCTTCCAGTTCGGCGCGACCCACGTCCAGCAGGGGGCGCGCCATCAACAGGTCCGGGTCGCCCAGCAGCGTAGGCGCGGCGTTCACTGCATCCATGCCGGACAGGCCGGCAACGCCGGAGCCGCGCAAGAGCTGTAGCAATACCGTCTCGGCCTGGTCATCCAGGTGATGCGCCGTCAGCAGCAGGGACACCCCATGCTGGCGGCACATATCGCCCAGGGTGGCATAGCGGACCAGGCGCGCAGCCTCTTCGACGCCGCTGCGCCCGGCTGCATCAATCTGTACCCGGCGCGCCTCGAAGGCCACGCTGAGCGCCTGCGCCTCGCCCTCGCAATGCGCAGTCCAGGCATCGGCATTGAGACTCAAGCCATGATGAATATGGAAGGCAAACAGGCGCAAGCCGCGCGCCGCGGCTGCCTGCTGCGCCAGGCGCAAGAGCACCGAAGAGTCGAGGCCGCCGCTGTAGGCGACGGCAACGGTGGGCGGCGCATCGGCGCAAAAGGAAACGCGCGCCAGAATCGCTTCCAGCGCGCGTTCGAATCGGTCGCCCACAGAGGGCGAGTGCGCAGACGAATGGCCCACGCCTTAGTCCTGCGGCGTGATTTCCTTGAATTTGCCGTAGCTCATCAGCTTCTCATGACGTGCAGCCAGCAAATCCTTCGGCTTCATGCCCTGGAACTGGCGCAGCGAGTCGGCCAGCGCGCGCTTCAGCATCGCCGCCATCTGCTTCGGATCGCGATGTGCGCCGCCCAGCGGCTCACTGACGATCTTGTCGATCAGGTTCATGGCTTTCAGACGGTGCGCGGTCAGGCCAAGGTTCTCGGCTGCTTCGCTGGCACGGTCGGCTGTCTTCCACAGGATCGAGGCGCAGCCTTCCGGCGAGATCACCGAGTAAGTCGAGTATTGCAGCATCAGCACGCAATCGCCCACGGCGATCGCCAGCGCGCCGCCCGAACCGCCCTCGCCGATGATGGTGGCGATCAGCGGCACCTTCAGTTCAGCCATCACGTAGATGTTATGGCCCAGCGCTTCGGACTGGCCGCGCTCCTCGGCATCGATGCCGGGGAAGGCGCCCGGCGTATCGACGAAGGTAAAGATCGGCAGGTTGAATTTTTCCGCCAGCTTCATCAGGCGCATCGCCTTGCGATAGCCTTCCGGGCGCGGCATGCCGAAGTTGCGCATGGCGCGCTCCTTGGTATCGCGCCCCTTCTGGTGGCCGATCACCATGCAAGCCTGGCCATTGAAACGCGCCAGGCCGCCGACGATGGAAAGGTCGTCGGCAAAGGTGCGGTCGCCATGCAGCTCATGGAAATCCGTGAAGATTTCGTTGACGTAATCCATGGTATACGGGCGCTGCGGATGACGCGCGATCTGCGAGACTTGCCAGGGCGTGAGCTTGGCGTAGATATCCTTGGTCAGCTGTTCGCTTTTCTTCGCCAGGCGCTCGATCTCTTCCGAGATATCGACAGCGGAATCATCCTGCACGAAGCGCAGTTCTTCGATCTTGGAATCCAGCTCCGCGATCGGCTGCTCGAAATTGAGGAATGTGGTTTTACTCATCGTGTTCCCTTCTGTTCAACACGGGTGGATGCAGTTCCGGATCAGTATTCTACCGGCACCGGCGTCAGGCTACGCCACAAGTACCAGGTCGCTACCGTACACCAGGGTGCCCAATTGGCAGCCACTTCGCGCGCATCGCTGCGCGAAACTGGTTCTCCAGAGAAATAATTAACGCTAATGCCTTTAAGCAACCCCAGGTCATCCAAAGGCAAAATATTCGGTCGCAGCAGATTAAATATCAAAAACATCTCCGCTGTCCAGCGTCCGATACCACGAATTTGCACCAGTTCGGCGATCACCGCCTCATCTTCCATGGCCGTCCACTGGTCGGCATGCACCTTTTTTTCCTTGAAATGGCGCGCCAGATCGAGGATATATTCGGCTTTACGCTTGGACAGGCCACAGCCAGCCAGCCCGTCTCCAGCCTTCAAAATCTGTGCCGGCGTCACTTTAGGACACATGTCGGTAAAGCGTGTCCAGATGGTATCGGCCGCTTTGACGGATATTTGCTGCCCAACAACAGAACGGGCCAGGGTCGTAAAGGGATCCCCGCGGCCGACCAGGCGCAAGTCGCCGAATTGCGGAATCAGCCGGCGCATGATGCGGTCGCGCTTCATCAGTTCGGCCTTGGCATCTTCCCAATAATCCGGAATGAAGACGCGCACCTCGCTGGCAGTCGTTTTGGCCATGCCGCTTATGCCCTGCGCCATTCGGTAACGCCGCCCGGTTTGTCTTCGAGAACGATGCCTTCGGCCAGCAATTCGGCGCGCAGGCGGTCAGCTTCGGCAAAATTTTTCGCCTTCTTGGCGGCCGCACGGGCATCGATGCGTGCCAGGATTGCCGCTTCGGCACCCGTATCGCCACCAGGGGCGCCATGCAGGAATTGCTGCGGCGCGCGCTCCAGCAAGCCGATCACATTGGCCAGCGCCTTCAGCTGCCGCGCCAGCGGCGCCGATTTCGTCTTGTTGACTTCATTGGCCAGCTCGAACAATACGGAAATCGCCAGCGGCGTATTGAAATCGTCGTCAAGCGCCTCGGCAAAGCGCACTGCATGCGCTTCCGCGCGGTCCAGCGCTCCGTCGTCCGGCGCCACTTCCTTCAATGCCGTGTACAGGCGCGTGAGCGATCCGCGGGCATCATCCAGGTGGGCGTCGGAATAATTCAATGGGCTGCGGTAGTGGGCGCGCAGGATGAAAAAGCGCACCACCTCGGCATCGTATTTTTTCAGGACATCGCGAATGGTGAAGAAATTGCCGAGCGACTTGGACATTTTTTCATTGTCCACGCGCACGAAGCCATTGTGCATCCAGTAATTGACGAATTGCCCGCCATGCGCGCCTTCGGACTGGGCAATTTCATTTTCATGGTGCGGGAATTGCAGGTCGGCGCCGCCGCCGTGGATATCGAAGCGCTCGCCCAGCAATTCGCACGACATGGCTGAACACTCGATGTGCCAGCCGGGACGGCCGCTGCCCCAGGGCGAAGACCATTTGACTTCTTCCGGCTCGGCTTCCTTGGCGGCTTTCCACAGCACGAAGTCCAGCGGGTCGCGCTTGCCGGTATTGACATCCACGCGCTCGCCGGCGCGCAGGTCGTCGAGCGACTTGCCGGACAACTTGCCATAACCGCCGAAATCGCGCACCGAATAATTGACATCACCATCGGCGGCTTTGTACGCCAGGCCGTTTTGCTCCAGCTTGCCGATCAGCCCCAGCATCTGCGGCACGTAATCGGTGGCGCGCGGCTCATGGTCGGGCTTTTGCACGCCCAAGGCTGCCGCATCCTCGTCCATGGCGGCGATGAAGCGCCCGGTCAACTGCGAAATCGTTTCATTGTTTTCGACGGCGCGCTTGATGATCTTGTCGTCGATATCGGTGATATTGCGCACGTAAGTGACGTCATAGCCGGAGGCGCGCAACCAGCGTTGCACCATGTCGAATACCACCATCACCCGGGCATGGCCAAGGTGGCAATAGTCGTAGACAGTCATGCCGCATACGTACATGCGCACCCGGCCAGGCTCGATCGGGGCAAAAGCCTGCTTGTCACGCGCTAGCGTGTTGTAAATCTTTAATGCAGTCATTGGGGGCAAATTATGAGGCCGGACAATCGCGCAGCCACTAGAATAAAGCGTATTTTGTTAAAATGTTTGGTTTCCCGGCAGTATAACATTGATGAAAAAAGGATAGACCCATGCTCGCATCCCGTCGCCGCCTGCTGAAATTTGCCTCTGGCATCCTGCTGGCTTCTTCCGCCCTGATTGCACAAGCAGCGGACAAGGCCGAGTCCGTCAAGGCCGAACAAGTCCAAAACCCGCGCGTAGCGCTGAAAACCAGCATGGGCGAAATCGTGCTGGAATTGAATGCCGACAAGGCCCCTAAATCCGTGGCCAATTTCCTGGAATATGTCAAAAGCGGGCATTACTCGGGCACCATTTTCCACCGCGTCATGGAAAACTTCATGATCCAGGGTGGCGGCTTCGACAAGGACATGGCCCAAAAGCCGACGCGCCCCCCCATCGAGAACGAGGCAAAAAATGGCCTGAAGAACGATACTTACACTGTCGCCATGGCACGTACCTCGTCGCCGCATTCGGCGTCCGCGCAGTTCTTCATCAACGTCAAGAATAACGATTTTCTCAACGCTCCCGGCCAGGATGGCTGGGGCTATGCTGTCTTTGGCAAAGTCGTCAAGGGCACGGAAGTCGTCGACAAGATCCGTGCCGTCCCGACCGGCAACAAGGGCATGCACCAGAATGTGCCGACGACGCCCGTGGTGATCGAATCGGCCAGTATCGTCAAGTAAGACCGCAATAAATTTTTCAGATAATCACTCAACAAGGACCATCATGGCTGTCATCCTCACCACCAATCACGGCAAGATCACCATCGAACTCGACGCGGAAAAAGCCCCGAAGACTGTCGAAAACTTCCTGTCCTATGTGCGCGAAGGCCACTATGACGGCACCATCTTCCATCGCGTCATCGATGGTTTCATGATCCAGGGCGGCGGCTTCGAGCCGGGCATGAAACAGAAACCGACCAAGGAACCGATCGAAAACGAAGCCAAGAACGGCCTGAAGAACGAGGCCTATACCCTGGCCATGGCCCGTACCCAGGCGCCGCATTCGGCATCCGCGCAATTCTTCATCAACGTCAAGAACAACAGCTTCCTTGACTATCCGGGCCAGGATGGCTGGGGCTACTGTGTCTTTGGCAAGGTCACCGACGGCACCGACGTGGTCGACAAGATCAAGGCCGTCAAGACCAGCCGTGGCGGCATGCACGCCGACGTGCCAGTCGAAAATGTCGTGATCGAAAAAGCCGAGATCGTCTAAGCGCATGAAGCCACGGACATCTTGCCCATGACAGCTTCGCACCAGGCAAGCAAGGCGCAACCGGAAACGGTTGCGCTTTTTGTTTCCGACGTCCATTTGCACGAATCGCTGCCCAGGACCACGGCGGCCTTCCTCGACTTCCTGCAGCACCGCGCCCGCCATGCCCGCCAGCTTTACCTGCTGGGCGACCTGTTCGAATACTGGGCCGGCGACGATGATCTTGATGCGCCGTATAACCGGCAAATTGCGGATGCGCTGCAAGCCGTCAGCGCAGCAGGCGCGCAGGTGTTCTGGATCGCCGGCAACCGCGATTTCCTGGTTGGCGAAGCCTTTGCCAAAGCCACCGGCGCCACCCTGCTGCCAGACCCGTACGTCACCACCATCGCCGGCCGAAAGTTGACGCTTGCGCATGGCGATGCGCTGTGCACCGACGACACCAGCTACATGGCATTCCGCGCACAGGTGCGCCAGCCGCAATGGCAAAGCGATTTCCTCGCCATGCCGCTGGCAAAGCGCAAGGCCATCATTGCCGGCATGCGCGACCAGAGCCGCGCTGCCCAGCGCGAAAAATCCTATGAAATCATGGATGTTAATGCCGATGCCGTGGCAGGACTGTTCGATGCCACCGGCAGCAGCCTTCTGATACACGGCCATACGCATCGACCCGCATGCCACCGCGCTGCGCAGCCTGCGGGAGAGCGTCTGCGCTATGTATTGCCCGACTGGGATTGCGATTGTGTTGCGCCGCGCGGCGGCTGGATCGCCATCACGGCGGATGGCGTGGTCAGGCGCGTTGGCCTGGATGGCAGGGAGCTTACTCCACCAGCTTGTTGAGCCGCTCCGGATCGAATTTTTCGAGTTCCGGCAAAAGTTCGCAGGCAATGCCAGCCCGCATCAGGGCTTCGACGATTTTCAGCACCTGCAACTCCTGCGTTGCCGCATTGTCGATCAGGCCATGCAAGGCCTTGGACAACGGATCGTCCGCAGCGGTGGTCAGGCCATAGGCGGCGAACATGCGTGCCGCCGTCTCTTCGCGCACCGCATTCGTTTCTTTCTGGATGATACGCGCCGGTATGCCCACCGCGGTCGCCCCGGCCGGCACTTCCTTGACCACCACCGCGTTGGAACCGATCTTGGCGCCCTCGCCTACCGTAAAGCCGCCCAGCACCTTGGCGCCGGCGCTGACGATAACGCCGCGTTCCAGGGTCGGATGACGTTTGGCGCCCTTGGAAAGCGAGGTGCCGCCCAGGGTCACACCCTGGTAAATGGTGCAATCGTCGCCGATCTCGGCGGTTTCGCCGATCACCACGCCAAAACCATGGTCGATGAAGACGCGCCGGCCGATGGTCGCGCCAGGATGGATTTCAACGCCGGTAAAGATGCGCGCCAGGTGCGAGATGAAGCGGCCCGGCCATTTCAGGCCGTGGCGCCAGCACCAGTTGGCCCATCGGTGCATGATCAGCGCGTGCAAGCCCGGATAACAGGTCAGCACTTCCCATGACGTGCGTGCGGCGGGGTCACGTTCGATGATGCTGGCGATGTCTTCACGCAGGCGGCTGAACATAAAAATCAATGATGGTTATACGGAAACGTAATGGTAGCGCAACGCGGAAAATCCGGCAGGCGGGCCGAGCATGCCCGCCGGCGGATCATGCCTTGGCGATGCGCTGGCGGCGCGCCTCGTACAGGCACACGCCGGAGGCTACCGAGACGTTGAGGCTCTCGACCGAGCCGAACATCGGAATGCTGACCAGGACATCGCAATTCTCGCGCGTGAGCCTGCGCATGCCCTCGCCTTCCGAACCCATCACCAGGGCTGCCGGACCAGCGAGCTCTGCCTCGTATAGGGTCTTGTCGGCATCATCGGAAAAGCCGTACAGCCAGACATCACGCTCCTTCAGTTCGCGCATGGTGCGCGCCAGGTTCGTGACGGTAATGTAAGGGACGGTTTCGGCGGCGCCGCTGGCCACCTTGGCTGCCGTCGCATTCAGGCCGACTGCCCGGTCCTTGGGCGCGATGACCGCATGCGCGCCGGCGCCGTCGGCCACCCGCAGGCAGGCGCCGAGGTTGTGCGGATCAGTGATGCCATCGAGGATCAGCAACAGCGGCGGGCCTTCGATCGCATCAAGCAGTTCATCGAGATTGCGCGCCAGTGAGAGCTCGCCGGCCTTGGCCACCACGCCCTGGTGACGGCGGGTGCCGACCATGCTGTCGAGGCGCTGGTCATCGGCATGGATGATGCGCACATTGGCAGCCTTGACGGCCTGGATCAGGTCCTGCATGCGACGGTCGTGACGCGACGCATCGATATAAATTTCCTCGACCGACGTGGCGTCATGGCGCAGTCGGGCGGTCACGGCATGGAAGCCGAAAATCATCTTGCTTTTCATTGTCTAACGCTTTTTTCTGGCGGATTTGCTCGCCGCGCGACTGCCGGGTGCGCGCGACGTCTTCGACGACTTGGCCGGGGCTGACTTTGCCGGCCCGCCGCCCTTGGGGCTGGCGCCCTTGTTGCTCTTGCCTGACTTTGTCCCCTGGGAATTTCTGGCAGGCTTTTCAGTCCTGCCCCCCTCCTCTGCAGGCCGGGAGTTGCTCCTGCCCTTGGCGGCCCTGGGCTGCTGCTCGGCGTCGGCACGCCGGGCTTCGTTCTTGAGCTGGGTATGGATGCCCGGCTCATGCACCAGGCGCAAGTCGATCTTGCGCGCATCCAGGTCGACCCGGCTGACCTGTACCGTGACACGGTCGGTCAACTGGTAACGGATGCCGGTTCGCTCGCCGCGCAATTCATGACGCGTCTCGTCGTACTGGAAGTAATCGGCGCCGAGATCGGTGACATGCACCATGCCTTCGATATACAGCTGGTCGAGCTGCACGAAAATGCCGAATCCTGCCACACCCGAAATGGTGCCGGTGAATTCCTCGCCCAGCTTGTCGCGGATGAAGTAGCACTTGAGCCAGGCTTCGACATCGCGCGACGCCTCGTCGGCGCGGCGCTCGTTGGCCGAACAGTGGATGCCGAGCGCTTCCCAGATCGCCAGGTCGCCCTCGCTTTTCTTTTTCCCGGCAGCCTTGTTCTGCGCCTGCATCTTGCGTGCCGCCGGCGACAGCATGGTGTTCAGCACCGTGGTGTCGATGCCCTTGGGCGAATAACGCTTTCCTTGCAGAATGGCCTTGATGGCGCGATGCGTCAGCAGGTCCGGATAGCGCCGGATCGGGCTGGTGAAGTGCGCATAGGCTTCATAGGACAGGCCGAAGTGGCCGATATTGTCCGGACTGTAGACAGCCTGCTGCATGGAGCGCAGCAACATGGTCTGCAGCAGCACGGCATCCGGGCGCAGCTTGATCTTGGGCAGCAACTCGGCGTAATCGGACGCCATGGGCTCCTCGCCGCCGCCCAGGTGCAGCCCCGCCTGCTTGAGGAAGTTGCGTACCTGCGTCAGCTTTTCCTTGGTCGGGCGCGCATGCACGCGGTACACCCCGGGATGCTCGTGCCGTTCCAGCAGGTCAGCGGCACAAACGTTCGCCGCCAGCATGCATTCCTCGATCAGGCGGTGCGCATCGTTGCGCGTGCGCGGCAGGATTTTTTCGATCTTGCCGTTCGGATCGCAGACGATATAGGTCTCGGTGGTTTCGAAGTCGATCGCGCCGCGCTCGTGGCGCGCGGTCAGCAGGGACTGGAACACTTCGTAGAGGTGCGTCAGGTGCGGCACCAGGGCCGCGCGCTTTGCCGCTTCCGGTCCCTTGGTATTTCCCAGGATGGCGGCAACTTCCGTATAGGTCAGGCGTGCGGCCGAATGGATTACTGCCGGATAGAACTGGTAAGCCTTGATCTCGCCCTTCTTGGTGATGACGGCGTCGCACACCAGGGTCAGGCGGTCCACGTCCGGATTCAGCGAGCACAGGCCGTTGGATAATTTTTCCGGCAACATCGGAATGACGCGGCGCGGGAAATACACCGATGTGCTGCGCTCGATCGCATCGACATCCAGCGAATC comes from the Janthinobacterium sp. 17J80-10 genome and includes:
- a CDS encoding peptidylprolyl isomerase; protein product: MLASRRRLLKFASGILLASSALIAQAADKAESVKAEQVQNPRVALKTSMGEIVLELNADKAPKSVANFLEYVKSGHYSGTIFHRVMENFMIQGGGFDKDMAQKPTRPPIENEAKNGLKNDTYTVAMARTSSPHSASAQFFINVKNNDFLNAPGQDGWGYAVFGKVVKGTEVVDKIRAVPTGNKGMHQNVPTTPVVIESASIVK
- the cysE gene encoding serine O-acetyltransferase, with the translated sequence MFSRLREDIASIIERDPAARTSWEVLTCYPGLHALIMHRWANWCWRHGLKWPGRFISHLARIFTGVEIHPGATIGRRVFIDHGFGVVIGETAEIGDDCTIYQGVTLGGTSLSKGAKRHPTLERGVIVSAGAKVLGGFTVGEGAKIGSNAVVVKEVPAGATAVGIPARIIQKETNAVREETAARMFAAYGLTTAADDPLSKALHGLIDNAATQELQVLKIVEALMRAGIACELLPELEKFDPERLNKLVE
- a CDS encoding acetyl-CoA carboxylase carboxyltransferase subunit alpha, encoding MSKTTFLNFEQPIAELDSKIEELRFVQDDSAVDISEEIERLAKKSEQLTKDIYAKLTPWQVSQIARHPQRPYTMDYVNEIFTDFHELHGDRTFADDLSIVGGLARFNGQACMVIGHQKGRDTKERAMRNFGMPRPEGYRKAMRLMKLAEKFNLPIFTFVDTPGAFPGIDAEERGQSEALGHNIYVMAELKVPLIATIIGEGGSGGALAIAVGDCVLMLQYSTYSVISPEGCASILWKTADRASEAAENLGLTAHRLKAMNLIDKIVSEPLGGAHRDPKQMAAMLKRALADSLRQFQGMKPKDLLAARHEKLMSYGKFKEITPQD
- a CDS encoding peptidylprolyl isomerase; this encodes MAVILTTNHGKITIELDAEKAPKTVENFLSYVREGHYDGTIFHRVIDGFMIQGGGFEPGMKQKPTKEPIENEAKNGLKNEAYTLAMARTQAPHSASAQFFINVKNNSFLDYPGQDGWGYCVFGKVTDGTDVVDKIKAVKTSRGGMHADVPVENVVIEKAEIV
- the rlmB gene encoding 23S rRNA (guanosine(2251)-2'-O)-methyltransferase RlmB; protein product: MKSKMIFGFHAVTARLRHDATSVEEIYIDASRHDRRMQDLIQAVKAANVRIIHADDQRLDSMVGTRRHQGVVAKAGELSLARNLDELLDAIEGPPLLLILDGITDPHNLGACLRVADGAGAHAVIAPKDRAVGLNATAAKVASGAAETVPYITVTNLARTMRELKERDVWLYGFSDDADKTLYEAELAGPAALVMGSEGEGMRRLTRENCDVLVSIPMFGSVESLNVSVASGVCLYEARRQRIAKA
- a CDS encoding DNA-3-methyladenine glycosylase; the protein is MAKTTASEVRVFIPDYWEDAKAELMKRDRIMRRLIPQFGDLRLVGRGDPFTTLARSVVGQQISVKAADTIWTRFTDMCPKVTPAQILKAGDGLAGCGLSKRKAEYILDLARHFKEKKVHADQWTAMEDEAVIAELVQIRGIGRWTAEMFLIFNLLRPNILPLDDLGLLKGISVNYFSGEPVSRSDAREVAANWAPWCTVATWYLWRSLTPVPVEY
- the rnr gene encoding ribonuclease R; protein product: MSQYLYPIPSREEILGLLRTSKAALDAAALAAALGVKPDETEGLTRRLNAMERDGQIKPDRKGHYQLANQTTFIEGRVSGHREGFGFLIPDDGGDDLFLSEREMQKVLNGDRVRARIVGVDRRGRPEGSIVEVISRANTHVIGRLLNENGAWVVAPEDKRIGQDILLVGKPGKAKAGQVVSVELIEQPARFTQPSGKIAEVLGDIDDPGMEIEIAVRKYGVPHEFSESALNQAAKLPGVVVDADLHERVDLRDVPLVTIDGEDARDFDDAVYCEPVKIGRTAGYRLIVAIADVSHYVKPGDSLDVDAIERSTSVYFPRRVIPMLPEKLSNGLCSLNPDVDRLTLVCDAVITKKGEIKAYQFYPAVIHSAARLTYTEVAAILGNTKGPEAAKRAALVPHLTHLYEVFQSLLTARHERGAIDFETTETYIVCDPNGKIEKILPRTRNDAHRLIEECMLAANVCAADLLERHEHPGVYRVHARPTKEKLTQVRNFLKQAGLHLGGGEEPMASDYAELLPKIKLRPDAVLLQTMLLRSMQQAVYSPDNIGHFGLSYEAYAHFTSPIRRYPDLLTHRAIKAILQGKRYSPKGIDTTVLNTMLSPAARKMQAQNKAAGKKKSEGDLAIWEALGIHCSANERRADEASRDVEAWLKCYFIRDKLGEEFTGTISGVAGFGIFVQLDQLYIEGMVHVTDLGADYFQYDETRHELRGERTGIRYQLTDRVTVQVSRVDLDARKIDLRLVHEPGIHTQLKNEARRADAEQQPRAAKGRSNSRPAEEGGRTEKPARNSQGTKSGKSNKGASPKGGGPAKSAPAKSSKTSRAPGSRAASKSARKKR
- the cysS gene encoding cysteine--tRNA ligase, whose amino-acid sequence is MTALKIYNTLARDKQAFAPIEPGRVRMYVCGMTVYDYCHLGHARVMVVFDMVQRWLRASGYDVTYVRNITDIDDKIIKRAVENNETISQLTGRFIAAMDEDAAALGVQKPDHEPRATDYVPQMLGLIGKLEQNGLAYKAADGDVNYSVRDFGGYGKLSGKSLDDLRAGERVDVNTGKRDPLDFVLWKAAKEAEPEEVKWSSPWGSGRPGWHIECSAMSCELLGERFDIHGGGADLQFPHHENEIAQSEGAHGGQFVNYWMHNGFVRVDNEKMSKSLGNFFTIRDVLKKYDAEVVRFFILRAHYRSPLNYSDAHLDDARGSLTRLYTALKEVAPDDGALDRAEAHAVRFAEALDDDFNTPLAISVLFELANEVNKTKSAPLARQLKALANVIGLLERAPQQFLHGAPGGDTGAEAAILARIDARAAAKKAKNFAEADRLRAELLAEGIVLEDKPGGVTEWRRA
- a CDS encoding UDP-2,3-diacylglucosamine diphosphatase, with product MTASHQASKAQPETVALFVSDVHLHESLPRTTAAFLDFLQHRARHARQLYLLGDLFEYWAGDDDLDAPYNRQIADALQAVSAAGAQVFWIAGNRDFLVGEAFAKATGATLLPDPYVTTIAGRKLTLAHGDALCTDDTSYMAFRAQVRQPQWQSDFLAMPLAKRKAIIAGMRDQSRAAQREKSYEIMDVNADAVAGLFDATGSSLLIHGHTHRPACHRAAQPAGERLRYVLPDWDCDCVAPRGGWIAITADGVVRRVGLDGRELTPPAC